The genomic interval TCGAGCGCTATTTCCAGGAGCGATATGGCCAGGCCTCGGACGGGCTGGTGATGCCGCTGGACGCGGAGATTCCTGGCGCGGGCCTGGTCCGGTTGGAGGACATGGACCACTCGGAGGCCGCGTTGCGCGCGCTCCCGGGCCTGGGCCGCTACCACCCTGGCGATGTCACCGAGGCGATGGTGGCCCTGGCGCTCGAGGCGCGCTGAGGCACGTCAGGCGGGCGGCGTCAGCGACACGCGCCGCATGATGCCGTCGAGCGTGGCCAGGTGCAGCGCCAGGTCCTCCAGGCGCTTGGCCAGCGCGGCGTCCTCCTTCAGCGCTCGGACGACCTCCTCGCGAGAGCCCCCCGACAGCGAGGCCAGGTCCTGCACCAGCGCGTCCACGGCTGGCTTCGCGAGCTTCACTCCGTCGCGCGCGGCGATGGCTCGCAGGGCCAGGGCCAGCACCAGGCGGCGCTCCGCGTCGGCGCGGAAGAGCGGGTCTCTCAACCAGCCCTCCAATGCGTCTTGGAGTTCGTCGGGCTGGAGCGCCTTGCGCACCAGGACGGGCCGCTCGGTCTCCACCCAGCGATGGCGGAGTTCCTCGTCCACCAACGCGGCGGACAAGGTCACCTGCGTGCGCGCCACCACTTCGTCCAGCACGCGCTCTTGCGTGAGCTGCTCCGCCTCCACGGCGCGCTCGTGAGTCAACGCGTCGTTCAACTGGCGCATCACATCGATGAGGGTTCCCGCGCCCAGCCGCTTGAGCAGCTCCGGGGAGTCATCCGGCAGGAGCTTCAGCTCGGACGCGGCCCGCACTTCCAGGAGGAAGCGCGCCGTCGCGCCGCGCAGGGACTCCACCACGTAGGTGTCCGGCAGCTTCAGCTCGATGCCGAGCGAGGAGCCCACCTTGGCGCCCACCAGCGCCTCGAAGAAACCGGGGAGCAGCGGCTCGGGCACCACTTCGGCGCGCCAGCCCTCTCGCGCGGAGAAAGGAATCAGCCGGCCGTTGGCGAAGCCGAGCACGTCCAGCAGCACCTCGTCATCGGGGCCCACGTCCTCGCCCATGGCGCGCTCTCGGCGGTCGGCGTGCTTGCGGCGCAGGACGTCGAAGCGCTCCACCAGGTCCTGCTCGGTGATGGGCGCGGGCGCCGTTCGTGCGACGGCGAGGCCCTCGAGCGAGGGGGCCTGGATGGAGGGAAGCGCGATGGGCTCGGTGCTGCTCAACGACAGCGCCGCGGGCATGCGCTTCATGATGCCGAGCGCGTGCAGCTCCGCGAGCGAGCGCGCCACGCCGGGCTTGGGTGCATCGTTCTGGGACGTCATGACGTCTGGGGGCCAGGAGGTTCGGAGACCACGAAGCGCGTGGTGGGTTAGAGGAACGTGCCGACGAAGTGAGACGCCATCGACACGACGGCGCCCGACTGGCTCACCACGGGGATGTGCGTGGCGGCGACGATGGCGCCCACCGAGGAGACGCCCGAGGTGACCTTCTTGCTCATCGCGGCGCCCGGCTCACAGAGCGTGTTCGCGGCCGTCGCGGTGCACTGCATCGCGAGCGAGACATCGAACCCCGGAGCGAAGCGGCCCCCGGCCCTGCTCATGGCGACGCGAAGGGCCTCCACACCAAGGCGCGTCGAGGACACCTCACCGTCGCGCGGCGCGGGACGCGCGCCTGCCTTCAGGACTTCTGCAGCCAAGGTGCTCGCCACTCGAGGAGGCGCCGAGGCGGTCCCCTTCGTCACCTGCGCGGCGGCTGTGGCCCCCACTCGAGAAGGCTCCAAGGCGGTCCCCTTCGTCACCTGCGCGGCGGCCGTGCCTCCCACCTGCGGAGGCATCACGCGCGCGGCTTCGGAGAGGAGCAGGGCTCGCGCGGCTTCTGAGAGGAGCAGGGCTCGGGCGGTGTTCACCGCCGCGCGGAAGGGGCTCGCGGCGCCTGAAAGTCCGCTGAGCCCCGTGGAGGCTGAAGTGGCCGCGGCCTGCGCCTTGTCGCGGAAGGTCTCGCGCACGTCGCGGAACGTCAGATAGGCCGTGCCCGGAAGGCGCGCGACACGAACCGCCACGGCCGACGCGTTGGCCCAACGCGCGCTCCGATTGCCCGCGCCAAGGGAGTCGGGCTCGACAGGCACGAAGAGGATGGGGCCCGTGGAGCGAGGAGGAGCCTGCGTGGCGCCGGGCACAGCGGCCGAGGGATTCGCCGCGAGAGGGCCCTTGCTCACATCCCCACCGGACCAGCGGTCCTGCTTGCCAGCGGGCGCAGACGAGAAGCTGTCCGCACCCGCGCGCGGAGCGGGGGCGGCCGGGGTCTGCTTGGCTCCAGCGGTAGAGGGGGACGAAGGGCTGGGGCGAGGCTCGATGGGCGCCAACAGAGACTCCAAGCGGCAATGCGGCGAACGCAGCCGAGAGCATCCCTCATCCCGCCCCAAGGTTGCGACGAAAGCGGGGTTTTCGAGCGGCGAATTGATGGCCGCGAAACGCAGTCCCGGACACGGGCGATGCAACCCCCTGGAATCCGGCCGGAGTGGGGGTAGTCTCCGCCCGCCATGCATATCCGAATCCTGAGCGCCCTCCTCCTGTGCCTCACCGTTTCCGCCTGCAAGGAGTCCTCCGAGAAGAAGGAGACCCCTTCCAACGCCACGCCTCCTGCGGCGACGCCCACGCCGGCTCCGAAGCCCGCCGAGCCCACCGGCGCATGGACCAAGAAGGTCGAGGACAAGCAAGACCTCCTCGCGACGCTGGAGACCAACCAGGGCGCCATCGTCGTGCGCCTGTTCTCCAAGGACGCGCCGATGACGGTGGCCAACTTCGTGGGCCTGGCCACGGGTGAGAAGCCGTGGTCCGACCCGCGCACGGGTGAGCGCATGACGGGCAAGTCCCTGTACGAGGGCGTCATCTTCCACCGCGTGATTCCGGGCTTCATGATTCAGGGCGGAGACCCGACGGGCACGGGCCGCGGTGACCCGGGCTACCGCTTCGGGGACGAATTCCAGAGTGGCCGGACCTTCGACAAGCCGGGCCTCCTGGCCATGGCCAACGCGGGCCCCAACACCAACGGCAGCCAGTTCTTCATCACCACGTCCACGCCGACGTACCTCAACGGCAAGCACACCATCTTCGGCGAGGTGGTGAAGGGCTATGACGTGGTGGAGAAGATCTCCAACGTCCCGACGGGCCCGGGCGACCGGCCGGTAGAGCCCGTCATCATCCAGAAGATTGTCATGGCGGACGCGCCCGCCGCGGGCAGCAAGTAATGGACGCGCCGAAGCTGCGGCGTGTGTCCACGCGACTGGGCGAGCTGGATTGCCAGGTCGTTGAGGGACTCCCCGAGGGCAAGTCACCCGAGCTGGCGGTGGTGCTCTGCCACGGCTTCGGCGCTCCAGCGGGGGACCTGGTCCCCCTCGCGGGTGAGCTGGTGGCGCTGCAAGCGTCGCTGGCTCAACGCGTCCGCTTCATCTTCCCGGGGGCGCCGATGTCACTGGCGGAGAGGGGCATGCCCAACGCACGCGCCTGGTTCCCCATCCCCGATGCCATCCTGCTCGGGCAGATGCGCGACTGGCCCCAGTTCGCGAAGGAGGTGCCCCCGGGCATGCCCGCCGCGCGCCGCGCCGTCACCTCCGTGGTGGCCGCGGTGTCCGCCGCGACGAAGCTCCCCTATTCGAAAATCGTCCTGGGCGGCTTCAGCCAGGGCGGCATGGTGACGACGGACGTGGCGCTGCGCCTGGAGGAGTGTCCCGCGGGGTTGTGCATCCTCTCGGGCACGCTCCTCGCGGAGCCGGAGTGGCGGCAGAAGGCCAAGGCCCGGCAGGGCCTGCCCGTGTTCCAGGCCCATGGCCGGTACGACCCCCTGCTGCCCATCGCGACGGGCGAGCACCTGCGCGACATGTTGGTGCAGGAAGGGCTGACCGTGGACTTCTTCCCCTTCGATGGGCCGCACACCATCGACGAGGAGGCGCTGGAGCGGATGGCCGCGTTCCTCAAGGCCCGGTTGGGGGGCTGACGGCATGTACCACGCGAAGGAGCTCACGGTGCCCACCCGGGGCCGCGGCTTCACGGACATCACCGAGGACGTGCAGCGCTCCGTGGCGGAGAGTGGTGCACGGCAAGGACTGTGCACCGTGTTCTTGCACCACACGAGCGCGTCCCTGTTGTTGTGCGAGAACGCGGACCCGGATGTGCGCCGGGACCTGGAGGCCTTCTTCGCGCGGCTCGTGAAGGATGGAGACTCGCTCTTCGTTCACGACGCGGAGGGGCCCGACGACATGCCCGCGCACGTGCGCACGGTGCTCACGCAGAACGCGCTGAACATCCCCGTGAAGAACGGCGCCGCGGACCTGGGGACGTGGCAGGGCATCTACGTCTGGGAGCACCGCACGTCCGCCCATCGGCGGCGCGTCACCGTATCGGTGGTGAGCTGAGCGTCAGCGCAGGGCTCGCGTGCTGGCGGCGACGCGCACCTTGCGCTCCTTGACGGGGATGCGCGCCTGGCCGCGGATGCGCACCCACGAGCCCGGTGCATCCGGCGAGGCGTGCACCAT from Myxococcus stipitatus carries:
- a CDS encoding secondary thiamine-phosphate synthase enzyme YjbQ gives rise to the protein MYHAKELTVPTRGRGFTDITEDVQRSVAESGARQGLCTVFLHHTSASLLLCENADPDVRRDLEAFFARLVKDGDSLFVHDAEGPDDMPAHVRTVLTQNALNIPVKNGAADLGTWQGIYVWEHRTSAHRRRVTVSVVS
- a CDS encoding peptidylprolyl isomerase, which produces MTSQNDAPKPGVARSLAELHALGIMKRMPAALSLSSTEPIALPSIQAPSLEGLAVARTAPAPITEQDLVERFDVLRRKHADRRERAMGEDVGPDDEVLLDVLGFANGRLIPFSAREGWRAEVVPEPLLPGFFEALVGAKVGSSLGIELKLPDTYVVESLRGATARFLLEVRAASELKLLPDDSPELLKRLGAGTLIDVMRQLNDALTHERAVEAEQLTQERVLDEVVARTQVTLSAALVDEELRHRWVETERPVLVRKALQPDELQDALEGWLRDPLFRADAERRLVLALALRAIAARDGVKLAKPAVDALVQDLASLSGGSREEVVRALKEDAALAKRLEDLALHLATLDGIMRRVSLTPPA
- a CDS encoding peptidylprolyl isomerase, coding for MHIRILSALLLCLTVSACKESSEKKETPSNATPPAATPTPAPKPAEPTGAWTKKVEDKQDLLATLETNQGAIVVRLFSKDAPMTVANFVGLATGEKPWSDPRTGERMTGKSLYEGVIFHRVIPGFMIQGGDPTGTGRGDPGYRFGDEFQSGRTFDKPGLLAMANAGPNTNGSQFFITTSTPTYLNGKHTIFGEVVKGYDVVEKISNVPTGPGDRPVEPVIIQKIVMADAPAAGSK
- a CDS encoding phospholipase gives rise to the protein MDAPKLRRVSTRLGELDCQVVEGLPEGKSPELAVVLCHGFGAPAGDLVPLAGELVALQASLAQRVRFIFPGAPMSLAERGMPNARAWFPIPDAILLGQMRDWPQFAKEVPPGMPAARRAVTSVVAAVSAATKLPYSKIVLGGFSQGGMVTTDVALRLEECPAGLCILSGTLLAEPEWRQKAKARQGLPVFQAHGRYDPLLPIATGEHLRDMLVQEGLTVDFFPFDGPHTIDEEALERMAAFLKARLGG